From a region of the Synechococcus sp. PCC 7502 genome:
- a CDS encoding DUF1361 domain-containing protein, which translates to MSTAWELFTTNLGWMGWNLFLAFLPLALSLVLFKHNSKNWSNHRHNLIWWLGVGAFLAFLPNAAYILTDIIHLVDNLEEPISRSGLLLLILPQYSCFFVAGFLCYVFSLQRLSDYLKSLNLISTGIWFELGIHLLSAVGVYLGRFNRLNSWNIVTKPIALVRIVLDNLDSQHFVGFTLLFFVVITCLYYLCKRLSILFLGSSRV; encoded by the coding sequence ATGTCCACAGCTTGGGAATTGTTTACTACGAATTTGGGTTGGATGGGGTGGAACCTATTTCTTGCCTTTTTACCCTTGGCATTAAGTCTAGTTTTATTTAAACATAACTCTAAAAATTGGAGTAACCATCGGCATAACTTAATCTGGTGGCTGGGAGTTGGGGCATTTTTAGCTTTCCTGCCTAATGCTGCCTATATTTTGACAGACATTATTCATTTAGTTGATAACTTAGAAGAGCCGATTTCCCGTAGTGGTTTGCTGTTACTAATTCTGCCGCAGTACAGTTGCTTTTTTGTGGCTGGATTTTTGTGTTATGTGTTCTCTTTACAGCGCTTGAGTGACTATCTTAAATCCTTAAATTTAATTTCTACAGGAATTTGGTTTGAGTTGGGTATTCATCTTCTATCAGCGGTGGGTGTATATTTAGGTCGGTTTAATCGACTTAATAGCTGGAATATTGTGACTAAGCCGATCGCCTTGGTTAGGATCGTTTTAGATAATTTGGATAGTCAGCATTTTGTTGGATTTACCCTGTTATTTTTTGTTGTCATTACCTGTTTGTATTATCTTTGCAAGCGGTTGAGTATTTTGTTTTTGGGTTCGAGTAGGGTATAG
- a CDS encoding FAD-dependent oxidoreductase, with product MQNLVLLGGGHSHAIALRLLGLNPLPQVRLILISDVMEAPYSGMLPGHIAGLYSHQECHINLLKLANFAQADLILDRAVSLDLEHQLVICQNHVPVPFDYLSIDIGSTPATNLISGAEYAIPVKPVPQFLEDWENFLEEIKVIKQSDRLSLPKIGIVGGGAGGVELALTMQARTDCKIHLCHRSSTLMSGYVPDIGHKFAQLLQQRGIKLHLNQTVNAITEDISNKALHCNSGLTINCDRIFWVTNATAPDWIKNSGIATDIQGFIAIDHSLRSLSHPNIFATGDIATIKDDPRPKAGVFAVRQGKPLYQNLRRVTLGKTPIPFYPQKQHLALIGTGDGRAIAVRGRIMIGASKLLWIWKDRIDRKFMAQFVRL from the coding sequence ATGCAAAATTTAGTTTTACTTGGTGGTGGTCATAGCCATGCGATCGCTCTACGGTTGTTAGGTTTAAATCCATTACCTCAAGTACGTTTAATTTTAATTTCTGATGTGATGGAAGCACCCTATTCAGGAATGTTACCAGGACATATTGCAGGATTGTATAGTCATCAAGAATGTCATATTAATTTATTGAAACTCGCAAATTTTGCCCAGGCGGATTTAATTTTAGATCGCGCGGTCAGCTTGGACTTAGAGCATCAATTAGTGATCTGTCAAAATCACGTCCCTGTTCCCTTTGATTATTTATCCATAGATATTGGAAGTACGCCAGCTACAAATTTAATTTCTGGGGCTGAATATGCCATTCCTGTTAAACCTGTGCCTCAGTTTTTAGAAGATTGGGAGAATTTTTTAGAGGAGATTAAGGTAATTAAACAGAGTGATCGCCTATCTTTACCCAAAATTGGTATAGTGGGCGGTGGTGCAGGTGGGGTGGAGTTGGCACTAACTATGCAGGCACGCACGGACTGTAAAATTCATTTATGTCATCGTTCTTCTACATTAATGTCGGGCTATGTTCCTGATATTGGTCATAAATTTGCTCAACTTTTACAGCAACGGGGCATAAAGCTGCACCTAAATCAAACTGTGAATGCTATTACTGAAGATATATCTAATAAAGCTCTGCACTGTAATTCTGGGCTTACTATTAACTGCGATCGCATCTTTTGGGTCACAAATGCCACCGCCCCCGACTGGATTAAAAATTCTGGAATAGCCACGGATATTCAGGGTTTTATTGCCATTGATCATTCTTTGCGATCGCTTTCCCATCCGAATATATTTGCCACAGGTGATATTGCCACCATTAAAGATGATCCAAGACCCAAGGCGGGGGTATTTGCGGTGCGTCAGGGTAAACCTTTATATCAAAATCTGCGACGGGTAACTTTAGGAAAAACTCCTATTCCCTTTTATCCGCAGAAACAACATTTAGCTCTCATTGGTACTGGTGATGGTCGGGCGATCGCCGTAAGAGGCAGAATTATGATCGGTGCATCTAAACTACTATGGATTTGGAAAGACAGGATTGATCGCAAATTTATGGCGCAGTTCGTTCGACTTTAA
- a CDS encoding EAL domain-containing protein, protein MKSQTSQSKFQGKAQPKFKVSLSAFLVIPFLLQIFAIVGVIGWLSFRNGQTAVNEVASELRNGISEHIKDQMESYIALPPLINQITANAIATGQIDLNNEEILSRHLWKQIVTFPTTTFHYIGKTNGEFYTARRFPSGQVATGVANSSTNQQIDYFSTDQNGDRLQLLETVPNRFDPRSRPWYKTAIATGKPTWTKIYRHFVTKGLTISAAQPVYGQSGNLVGVVSTDFVFLRINEFLRSLKIGKSGQTFIMEKSGALISTSTDDPIFTIQGSTTDRLFAQASKNEIMRQSAQKLLQQKDDLNPKNPKEFELNIAGAKYFAQVSPLTDSMGIDWLIVVVVPESDFMDKIQQNTQSTVALCAIALATSAIIGTLVARKIAKPILNLSTAVSNLANHEDAVIIPEEGIEELQVLARSFNTMANRLESTFIDLHHSAYHDPLTNLPNRSAFIYSLENRIARRQVEPDYLFALLFLDLDRFKLVNDSLGHLIGDLLLIAVTKRLQSCLRKTDMISRFGGDEFIILLNEIPNIEFANHFAERIQKSLNQPFEIEGHQIYTSTSIGIVSPLNSTGSPQDLLRDADIALYQAKQDGKACSKIFDAAMHDRANALLELETDLRRAIALPINIEEFVVYYQPIVKISNLEVVGCEALIRWNHPTRGLLNPGLFLSVAEDMGAIATIDLWVLRQACVQMQTWLKSHRHISLKQVSVNLSSLLFLQPNWMQYIYQILEETGLEPKHLKLELVESTLMDSTDATRVGLEKLRSAGISLDIDDFGTGYSSLSYLCRFPLDTIKIDRSFIISLEKENLEIVKAVILLAQNLNMQTVAEGVETVGQLEILRKLGCDRAQGYFFSPPVPAEEIIRLF, encoded by the coding sequence TTGAAAAGTCAAACTAGTCAAAGTAAATTTCAAGGCAAAGCTCAGCCTAAATTTAAGGTCTCCTTATCCGCATTTTTGGTAATTCCTTTTTTATTGCAAATTTTTGCGATCGTGGGGGTAATTGGTTGGCTATCCTTTCGCAATGGGCAGACCGCAGTCAATGAAGTTGCTTCAGAATTACGCAATGGCATTAGTGAACATATTAAAGATCAAATGGAGAGCTATATTGCCCTGCCACCTTTGATTAATCAGATTACTGCTAATGCGATCGCCACGGGACAGATTGATCTTAATAATGAAGAGATACTGAGCCGACATTTATGGAAACAGATTGTCACTTTTCCGACTACCACCTTTCACTATATTGGCAAAACTAACGGCGAGTTTTATACAGCACGGCGATTTCCTTCGGGGCAGGTGGCGACGGGAGTGGCGAATTCCAGTACTAATCAACAGATAGATTATTTTAGTACCGATCAAAATGGCGATCGCCTTCAACTTTTAGAAACCGTACCAAACCGCTTTGATCCTAGAAGTCGACCTTGGTATAAAACTGCCATAGCCACAGGTAAGCCGACTTGGACAAAAATTTATCGTCACTTTGTTACTAAGGGACTCACTATTTCTGCAGCGCAACCCGTTTACGGACAATCAGGAAATTTAGTAGGGGTTGTATCCACGGATTTTGTGTTTCTAAGAATTAACGAATTTCTGCGTAGTCTCAAAATTGGCAAGTCGGGACAGACTTTTATTATGGAAAAATCTGGGGCATTAATTAGCACATCCACGGATGATCCAATTTTCACCATTCAAGGTAGTACCACCGATCGCCTATTTGCCCAAGCCAGTAAAAATGAGATCATGCGGCAGTCAGCACAAAAACTATTACAACAAAAGGACGATCTAAATCCCAAAAATCCCAAAGAGTTTGAGTTAAATATTGCTGGAGCTAAATACTTTGCCCAAGTTTCCCCCTTAACAGATTCGATGGGTATTGACTGGTTAATCGTAGTGGTGGTTCCAGAGTCTGATTTCATGGATAAAATTCAGCAAAATACCCAATCTACAGTTGCCCTTTGTGCGATCGCCCTTGCTACCTCGGCGATAATTGGTACCCTTGTTGCCCGTAAAATTGCTAAGCCCATTCTCAATCTATCTACGGCTGTTTCTAATTTAGCGAATCACGAAGATGCCGTGATCATTCCCGAAGAAGGCATAGAAGAATTACAGGTTTTGGCTAGGTCTTTTAACACAATGGCTAATCGTTTGGAATCAACGTTTATTGACCTCCACCATTCCGCCTATCATGATCCGTTAACTAATTTACCCAATCGTTCGGCATTTATATATAGCCTTGAAAATCGCATTGCGCGCCGTCAAGTCGAACCAGATTATCTATTTGCTTTACTGTTTTTGGATTTAGATCGGTTTAAGTTGGTTAATGATTCTCTCGGGCATCTAATTGGGGATTTGCTCTTAATAGCTGTGACCAAAAGACTACAGTCCTGTCTGCGTAAAACCGATATGATTTCCCGATTTGGGGGTGATGAATTTATTATTCTCCTCAATGAAATTCCCAACATTGAGTTTGCTAATCATTTTGCTGAAAGAATTCAAAAGAGTCTGAATCAACCCTTTGAGATCGAAGGACATCAAATTTATACCAGCACTAGTATTGGTATAGTTTCACCATTGAACTCCACTGGTTCGCCCCAAGATTTACTCCGTGATGCCGATATTGCTCTATATCAAGCTAAGCAAGATGGTAAAGCTTGTTCCAAAATTTTTGATGCTGCCATGCACGATCGAGCTAATGCCCTCCTAGAGTTGGAAACTGATCTGCGGCGGGCGATCGCATTACCCATTAATATCGAAGAATTTGTAGTTTACTATCAACCAATTGTCAAAATTTCTAACCTAGAAGTAGTTGGCTGCGAGGCTTTAATTCGCTGGAATCACCCCACCCGTGGATTACTAAATCCCGGATTATTTTTATCAGTGGCTGAGGATATGGGAGCGATCGCCACTATAGATTTATGGGTACTTAGACAGGCTTGTGTCCAAATGCAAACATGGCTTAAATCCCATCGACATATTTCGCTAAAACAAGTAAGCGTGAATCTATCTAGCTTGCTATTCCTTCAACCTAACTGGATGCAATACATCTATCAAATTTTAGAAGAAACTGGTTTAGAACCAAAGCATTTGAAATTGGAACTAGTGGAAAGTACGCTGATGGATAGCACCGATGCCACACGGGTAGGGCTCGAAAAACTGCGAAGTGCTGGGATTAGTTTAGATATTGATGATTTTGGTACAGGTTATTCTTCATTAAGTTATCTCTGTCGATTTCCCTTAGATACGATTAAAATTGATCGTTCCTTTATTATCAGTT
- a CDS encoding glutaredoxin family protein: MNLILYSKPDCCLCLGLMEKLEQIQELDVLPPVLIEVRDITTNLNWFEKYQYEIPVLCVLKDNMEQELPRISPRSPVSKLQQLLLKYV; the protein is encoded by the coding sequence ATGAATTTAATACTCTATAGCAAGCCTGATTGCTGTCTATGCCTTGGATTAATGGAAAAGTTGGAGCAAATTCAAGAGCTAGATGTATTACCACCTGTATTAATCGAAGTAAGGGATATTACTACTAACTTAAACTGGTTTGAAAAATATCAGTACGAAATCCCAGTGCTGTGCGTGCTTAAGGATAATATGGAACAGGAACTACCAAGAATTTCGCCGCGATCGCCAGTTTCTAAGCTTCAGCAGTTACTTTTAAAGTATGTGTAA
- a CDS encoding LD-carboxypeptidase, with protein sequence MTNRREVLGSILGLFGSANAQANDKTNKIIKPPVLKKGDKVGMVAPASNAYEPEEIAIAKENMEQYGLEVELGKYINAQNGYLAGTDAERAEDINTMFRRKDIKGLVTFSGGYGCSRILPFLDYAAIRKNPKVIIGHSDITALILGIHSQTGLITFHGSSGLTGVEQYAIASFKNTVMSTKNIGQVAKPPNNNRNNRLITIRSGKATGQLIGGNLTLVTNLLGTPYEPDTRGKILFLEDIGEEPYRIDRMLTQLWLAGKFDQAAGIALGHFVDCVPKEYQASFYQTLSLENILRDRFGSLKIPALYNLMFGHVTDNAVLPIGVIATLDATAKTLTINEGAVI encoded by the coding sequence ATGACTAACAGAAGAGAAGTCTTAGGAAGTATTTTAGGGTTATTTGGTAGTGCCAATGCTCAGGCTAATGATAAAACCAACAAGATTATCAAGCCTCCCGTTCTCAAAAAAGGCGATAAGGTGGGGATGGTTGCCCCCGCTAGTAATGCTTACGAACCTGAGGAAATTGCGATCGCCAAAGAGAACATGGAACAATATGGCTTAGAGGTGGAATTAGGAAAATATATCAATGCCCAAAATGGCTACCTTGCGGGTACGGATGCAGAACGGGCAGAAGATATTAATACCATGTTTCGGCGGAAGGATATTAAAGGGCTTGTGACTTTCTCTGGTGGATATGGCTGTAGTCGTATTTTACCGTTTTTAGATTATGCAGCGATTCGGAAAAATCCCAAGGTGATCATTGGACATAGCGATATTACGGCTTTAATTTTAGGCATTCATAGTCAAACGGGATTAATTACGTTTCATGGCTCTTCAGGTTTAACAGGTGTGGAGCAGTATGCGATCGCCAGTTTTAAAAATACAGTTATGTCCACAAAAAACATTGGTCAGGTGGCAAAACCGCCTAACAATAATCGCAATAATCGCCTAATTACCATTAGATCAGGCAAAGCTACAGGGCAGTTAATTGGCGGGAATCTGACCTTAGTTACTAACCTATTAGGCACACCCTACGAGCCAGACACAAGGGGTAAAATCCTGTTCTTAGAGGACATTGGCGAAGAACCCTATCGTATAGATCGAATGTTGACCCAGCTATGGTTAGCAGGGAAGTTTGACCAAGCCGCAGGTATTGCCCTCGGACATTTTGTTGATTGTGTTCCCAAGGAGTATCAAGCTAGTTTTTATCAAACCCTGAGCCTAGAAAATATTCTTCGCGATCGCTTCGGTTCCTTAAAAATTCCCGCTTTATATAACTTGATGTTTGGTCATGTTACCGATAATGCGGTACTGCCCATTGGGGTGATCGCTACCCTTGATGCCACTGCTAAAACCTTAACAATCAATGAAGGGGCGGTGATCTAA
- the dxr gene encoding 1-deoxy-D-xylulose-5-phosphate reductoisomerase, translating to MKPITLLGSTGSIGTQTLDIVSQYPDQFRVVGMTAGGNIELFAQQVLQFKPEIIAIANPDKYLALKEAISSLKSQPIILAGTEGVETVAAYGDTQTVVTGIVGCAGLLPTIAAIKAKKDIALANKETLIAAGSVVMPLVQEYGIKILPADSEHSAIFQCLQGVPEGGLRRIILTASGGAFRDLPTEKLAAVTIADALKHPNWSMGKKITIDSATLMNKGLEVIEAHYLFGVDYDHIEIVIHPQSIIHSLIELEDTSVLAQLGLPDMRLPLLYALSYPDRISTDWTRLDLVKSGDLTFRSPDHFKYPCMQLAYSAGRAGGSMPAVLNAANEQAVDLFLNEKITFLQIPQLIEQTCDRHDHITNPNLEDIIEVDTWARTTVREIVAKSN from the coding sequence ATGAAACCAATCACCCTCCTTGGTTCTACTGGATCAATTGGTACACAAACCCTTGATATTGTCAGCCAGTATCCAGATCAGTTTCGAGTTGTGGGGATGACCGCAGGTGGAAATATTGAGCTTTTTGCCCAGCAGGTTTTACAGTTTAAGCCCGAAATTATAGCGATCGCTAATCCTGATAAATACTTAGCTCTTAAAGAGGCAATTAGTAGCCTTAAGTCCCAACCGATTATCCTTGCAGGTACTGAAGGGGTGGAAACCGTTGCTGCCTATGGTGATACTCAAACCGTAGTTACAGGTATTGTTGGTTGTGCTGGTTTATTACCCACGATCGCCGCCATTAAAGCCAAAAAAGACATTGCCCTTGCCAATAAAGAAACACTCATTGCTGCAGGATCGGTAGTCATGCCCCTAGTGCAGGAGTATGGTATTAAAATTTTACCTGCCGATTCTGAACATTCAGCCATTTTTCAATGTTTACAAGGGGTTCCTGAGGGGGGATTACGGCGCATTATCTTAACCGCTTCTGGCGGTGCCTTTCGTGATCTGCCAACGGAAAAACTAGCTGCAGTCACGATCGCTGATGCCCTCAAACACCCTAATTGGTCAATGGGTAAAAAAATTACGATTGATTCTGCCACGCTAATGAATAAAGGCTTAGAAGTAATCGAGGCACATTATCTATTTGGTGTAGATTATGACCATATCGAAATCGTGATTCATCCCCAAAGCATCATCCATTCTTTAATTGAACTGGAAGACACCTCGGTTTTAGCGCAATTAGGACTCCCAGATATGCGATTGCCTTTACTCTATGCCTTGTCTTACCCCGATCGCATTTCCACAGACTGGACAAGATTGGATTTAGTCAAATCAGGAGACTTAACATTTAGATCGCCCGATCATTTCAAATATCCTTGTATGCAACTTGCATATTCAGCAGGACGGGCAGGTGGGTCGATGCCAGCAGTACTCAACGCCGCCAATGAACAGGCAGTGGATTTATTTTTAAATGAGAAAATTACATTTTTACAGATTCCACAATTAATCGAACAAACCTGCGATCGCCACGACCATATCACTAATCCCAATCTAGAAGATATTATTGAAGTCGATACTTGGGCAAGAACAACAGTTCGAGAAATAGTAGCCAAATCAAATTAA
- a CDS encoding ABC transporter ATP-binding protein, translating to MTELIRLDGVSLWRRTQEEFSYDLKKTILSLLEGKYRQPAKKLVLDNINLDVKVGEKLGIIGANGSGKSTLLKLISGILEPTTGTVRVRGQIAPLIELGAGFDPEISVTDNIILYGIMLGFTREQMKEKIASILDFAELYDYALVPVKALSSGMVARLGFAIATDVQPEILILDEVLSVGDESFRQKCKRRMDSLWDDQATVLVVSHDLEFMKQACDRAIWIDKGQIKFTGTTTEAVDYYLKTVNTSSH from the coding sequence ATGACGGAATTGATTCGATTGGATGGGGTATCCCTCTGGCGGCGCACTCAGGAAGAATTTTCCTATGATCTCAAAAAAACAATTCTATCCCTCCTTGAAGGCAAGTATCGCCAACCCGCCAAGAAACTCGTACTTGACAATATTAATTTAGATGTCAAAGTTGGAGAAAAACTAGGCATTATTGGTGCCAATGGTTCAGGAAAATCAACTCTTCTGAAATTGATCTCTGGCATATTGGAGCCGACGACTGGTACTGTGCGGGTGCGAGGACAAATAGCCCCATTAATTGAACTGGGGGCAGGTTTTGATCCAGAGATATCCGTCACAGATAATATTATTCTCTACGGGATTATGTTGGGCTTTACGCGGGAGCAGATGAAGGAAAAAATAGCTTCAATCTTGGATTTTGCTGAACTCTATGACTATGCCCTAGTCCCTGTAAAGGCTTTATCTTCAGGGATGGTTGCTCGATTGGGCTTTGCGATCGCCACCGATGTCCAGCCAGAAATTTTAATCCTTGATGAAGTCTTATCCGTAGGAGATGAAAGCTTTAGGCAAAAGTGTAAACGCCGTATGGATAGTCTTTGGGATGATCAAGCCACAGTTTTAGTCGTGTCCCATGACTTGGAATTTATGAAACAAGCTTGCGATCGGGCAATCTGGATAGACAAAGGACAAATTAAGTTTACTGGCACTACAACCGAAGCAGTTGATTATTATCTCAAGACAGTTAATACTAGCTCTCACTAG
- a CDS encoding TIGR04283 family arsenosugar biosynthesis glycosyltransferase: protein MVSPDRQEHLIIFARYPTIGKVKTRLIPDLGAEATTAIYTQMAELTLKQARTLRLIRNITIEVWFTGGTKAEMQAWLGDDLDYQEQIGETLGDRLIYALKTAINNGSKSVIIIGTDCPELDAKILGQGFSQLQDHDLVLGAANDGGYYLIGLQKFVPELFINIPWSTSEVFLKTVNMAEILRMSQFVLPTLTDVDTAKDLSIWEQVRRQNEQVDCNPKISIIIPTLNEAENLAKVLQSIANAENVEIIIVDAGSSDQTVAIAQSQSIKVVSGVTGRAKQMNLGASIATGEILLFLHGDTVLPFGFEQSVREILAQPTKRTIAGAFKLKINGKGWGLRLVEWGVSMRSQLCQMPYGDQAIFMNTSKFLRLGGFRDLPIMEDFEIILQLRTQGRIRISPLAVTTSARRWQKLGIFSTTLINQIMIIGYLWGVQPTKLAQWYKKYKNKNS from the coding sequence ATGGTATCTCCAGATCGTCAAGAACATCTAATCATTTTTGCTCGCTATCCTACAATTGGAAAGGTTAAAACCCGTTTAATTCCAGACTTAGGTGCAGAGGCTACCACAGCAATTTATACCCAAATGGCAGAGCTAACTCTTAAGCAAGCCAGAACCCTAAGATTAATCCGAAATATAACTATAGAAGTATGGTTTACGGGCGGTACAAAAGCAGAAATGCAGGCATGGTTAGGAGATGATCTGGACTATCAAGAACAAATTGGAGAAACTCTGGGCGATCGCCTGATCTATGCCTTGAAAACCGCAATTAATAATGGTAGTAAATCTGTAATCATCATTGGTACCGACTGCCCCGAACTAGATGCCAAGATTTTAGGTCAAGGATTTTCGCAATTACAAGATCATGACTTAGTTTTAGGAGCCGCTAATGATGGTGGATATTACCTAATTGGCTTGCAAAAATTTGTGCCAGAACTATTCATAAATATACCCTGGAGTACATCAGAGGTATTCCTAAAAACTGTAAATATGGCAGAAATCTTGAGAATGAGTCAGTTTGTTTTACCCACCTTGACTGATGTGGATACGGCAAAAGATTTAAGCATTTGGGAACAGGTAAGAAGGCAAAATGAGCAGGTTGATTGCAATCCCAAAATTTCCATTATTATTCCCACCCTCAACGAAGCTGAAAATTTAGCAAAGGTGCTGCAAAGTATTGCTAATGCTGAAAATGTGGAAATAATTATTGTTGATGCTGGTAGTTCCGATCAAACCGTAGCGATCGCTCAAAGCCAAAGTATAAAAGTAGTTTCTGGAGTCACAGGGCGAGCAAAACAGATGAATTTAGGAGCTAGTATTGCCACTGGGGAGATTTTATTATTTTTACATGGGGATACGGTTTTACCTTTCGGATTTGAGCAGTCTGTTAGAGAAATTTTAGCTCAACCAACTAAAAGAACTATAGCTGGGGCATTCAAACTTAAAATTAATGGCAAAGGTTGGGGATTGCGGCTAGTAGAATGGGGAGTTAGTATGAGATCGCAGCTATGTCAAATGCCGTACGGTGATCAAGCAATTTTTATGAACACCTCAAAGTTCCTGAGACTAGGTGGATTTAGGGATTTACCCATTATGGAAGATTTTGAGATCATTCTGCAACTAAGAACACAGGGCAGAATCAGAATTTCCCCTTTAGCGGTAACCACTTCGGCACGCCGTTGGCAAAAGTTAGGGATTTTTTCAACTACCCTAATTAACCAAATTATGATTATTGGCTATCTGTGGGGAGTTCAGCCAACCAAACTAGCGCAGTGGTACAAAAAATATAAAAACAAGAATTCATAA
- a CDS encoding undecaprenyl-diphosphate phosphatase, which translates to MEYFQAFVLGIIQGITEFLPISSTAHLIVFTHFLGWENLGQKAFVDAIQLGSVFAVVWYFWADLRNIFGGATEAFQNKDWQREEWKLLVGVGVGTIPALAVGYIFKDVLPKSILVIAIASIVMAILLGLAEEFGSRKRGFETLEIKDGILVGIGQTLALIPGVSRSGSTLTTGLFLGLERSTAARFSFLLGLPTLTIATLYESIKVIKNVDSFAILAVGIISAFIFSYLAIAFLIEFLKTKSTWIFIWYRLAFGGILLVISILGK; encoded by the coding sequence ATGGAATACTTTCAAGCTTTCGTTTTAGGTATTATCCAAGGTATTACCGAATTCTTACCGATCAGTAGCACGGCTCATCTGATTGTGTTTACCCACTTTTTGGGCTGGGAAAATCTTGGGCAGAAAGCCTTTGTGGATGCGATCCAACTTGGCAGTGTTTTCGCAGTGGTTTGGTATTTCTGGGCGGATTTGCGTAATATTTTCGGAGGGGCAACTGAGGCATTTCAAAATAAGGATTGGCAACGGGAGGAATGGAAGTTATTAGTGGGAGTCGGAGTTGGTACCATCCCTGCTTTAGCCGTGGGTTATATATTTAAGGATGTATTACCTAAAAGTATTCTCGTAATTGCGATCGCCTCCATAGTCATGGCTATACTTTTGGGATTGGCGGAAGAATTTGGCAGTAGAAAACGGGGCTTTGAAACCTTAGAAATTAAAGATGGTATTCTCGTTGGCATTGGTCAAACCTTAGCATTGATTCCGGGCGTATCTAGGTCTGGTTCAACTTTAACTACGGGCTTATTTTTGGGATTAGAAAGATCAACGGCGGCGAGGTTTTCTTTTTTGTTGGGGCTACCGACTTTGACGATCGCTACGCTGTATGAATCAATTAAGGTTATTAAAAATGTTGATAGTTTTGCCATTCTAGCAGTGGGTATTATTTCCGCCTTTATTTTTTCCTACTTGGCGATCGCTTTTTTAATTGAATTCTTAAAAACTAAATCCACTTGGATATTTATTTGGTACCGTCTGGCATTTGGGGGAATATTACTAGTTATTTCAATCTTGGGCAAATAG
- a CDS encoding NAD(P)-dependent oxidoreductase, translating into MTIKIAFLGLGVMGSAMAANLARFGCAVVGWNRTSDRSSIKVASDAGVTIAANLQDAVKDADVIFSCLGDIPDVTEILVNQVANLEHKSALVIDTSTIGSDAAQNISKLLEARGLRFLDAPVSGGDIGARNGTLTIMVGGDRLDFDQAKPYLDMIGKNIYYCGSLGSGQAVKLCNQVLVSTYMMGICEAVLLAQKTGIDPNLMIEVCGSGAAGSWALSNLGIKVANQDFAPGFMVKHILKDLRIVKAVGDSENLLGVDLSDRLFQIVNELEGGSEQGTQAMIRAYLGS; encoded by the coding sequence ATGACGATTAAAATTGCCTTTCTGGGTCTAGGCGTAATGGGTAGTGCCATGGCTGCAAATCTTGCCCGTTTCGGCTGTGCGGTGGTGGGTTGGAATCGGACGAGCGATCGCTCAAGTATTAAAGTTGCCAGTGATGCGGGAGTAACAATTGCCGCTAATTTGCAGGATGCCGTTAAAGATGCGGATGTCATTTTTTCCTGTTTAGGCGATATTCCTGATGTGACCGAAATTTTAGTAAATCAGGTGGCAAACCTTGAACATAAATCGGCATTAGTGATAGACACCAGCACCATTGGTAGTGATGCCGCCCAAAATATTAGCAAGCTTTTAGAAGCAAGGGGACTCAGGTTTTTAGATGCCCCTGTGTCTGGTGGTGATATTGGTGCCAGAAATGGTACCTTAACGATCATGGTGGGAGGCGATCGCTTAGATTTTGATCAAGCAAAACCCTACCTAGATATGATCGGCAAAAATATTTATTACTGTGGGAGTTTAGGCAGTGGTCAAGCGGTTAAGCTCTGTAATCAGGTATTAGTATCAACCTATATGATGGGCATTTGTGAGGCAGTTTTATTAGCGCAAAAAACAGGCATCGATCCAAATTTAATGATTGAAGTTTGTGGCAGTGGAGCCGCAGGTTCTTGGGCATTATCAAATCTAGGGATAAAAGTAGCCAATCAAGATTTTGCCCCCGGATTTATGGTTAAGCATATTCTGAAGGATTTACGCATTGTCAAAGCTGTAGGTGATTCTGAAAATTTATTAGGGGTAGATTTAAGCGATCGCCTATTTCAGATCGTGAATGAACTAGAAGGCGGCAGTGAGCAAGGAACCCAGGCAATGATTAGGGCATATTTAGGAAGTTAG